The window AATACACTTGACGTTTTTGTATATTGTGACAATGAAAATATAAAAGAACGATTAGCTGAACTTGACTTAAAATATTTTTTAAATCTACCTGGCAAAATAAAAGTTTTTAAAAAAATAATATCAAGAAAGCACAAACAGGGTTTATCCGCTGATAAAGTAGAACAATACTTTATAGCGGCAAAGATAAATTACTCTATCGAAGATATAAATGATGTTTTAAAAGATATAAACATAAAAAAAATAAAAGAAAATCAAGTCCATACTAAGGGAAATGTAATCGAAAAAGAATCTAGTAGAGAACTAATTAAATTTAAATATATACTTACTTTACCTAAAACTACAGAAATTACTATTAAAATAGATCATCCTGAAAATAAAGATTTACAGAAAATATCAAAGTTTAAAACCGAGTGTATAGACGGTCAAATTAATCAGTTCAAATTATGTCCGCATGGACCTGGAGTGTATACAGTAACAATATTAGTAAAAGGGCGCCCTTTAATTAAAGAAAAGTTTTTAATAGAAGATAAAGTTGAATCTAAAATAAAAGATATTAACATTCTTAACTTCACAGATTCCTCATTAAGAGCTACATCTAAACCATTTAAATCAATGGATGAACCCTTCGGAATAAGATTTTCTGTAGATTCTGGAAAAATAAAAGGTCTTTTATATCATCCTCCATTTATAAAGGAGACTATAAATAGTGCAGTTCAAACCGATATATCAGAGCGTAGATATCTAAATATAGGAACATACAATATGATTTTAGATCCACATGAATTTTTCGATTTTAAACCAGGTTATTTTGAATTTCTTCTTTTAAGTGAAGATGAATCAGAACTATTACATAGACAAGTATTTTTTAAAAATCCATATAACGAATCTTTCACTTCTAAACAAGAAGAATTTGAATTTTTAAATAACCTCATTATGAATTTATTTCTTAAAGAAGATCCTAAGAGATTTAATAAAAATGTATTAAGGCAAACCATAGGAGAGTTCGAAGAATTATTTAAAATTAACTTTTTTAAGTTTTTAACTAAAGAAGAAATAGTAAGTTCTGTTATAGAAGTTGCAAATAATTATTTCAACTCTTTAAATGGATATATTTCAGATTATGTAGACCCTATGTGGAAAGATAAAATTAAATCAAAACAAAAAATATCTAAAACAGAAGTTTTAAACTATGGGATATATGAAAAAAACAAAGATTTTAATGAAAATATAAATATATCTTTAAAATCTCAGAAGAAATATTTGAAAGCAAAAATTGGTACATACTTTGGTATTTCATACAATTTAAATCCACTTTGGTTTAAAAATGATATAAATGTAAAATGTAATGTTTCTTTAGTAAAATCAAATAAAAAAATTATAGATGAAACTTGGAATGATATATCCTACTGTAAAAAAACAAATCAGTTTGTATATATAATAGAAGATCAAAAAGAACTTCAAAGTGGTCTATGGCAATTCAAACTGTACTGTAAAGACGAATGCATATTAAAACAAATCATACAAATAGATATTTAAAGGAGGGTATTATGGATCAATTCGATAAAAATCAAAGAATAAGATTTCAATTAAATAATGAAGTTTCTCTTAAAGATGCTCTAAAGCAATACCAAGCTCTACTTCAACAAGACTTAGTATATAATAACGGGTGCTTTGATATTGACTTTGTACAAGTTAAAGATGGAGAAGACTATCCACTATCACTATCAGATGGTGATATTAACTTAATAAAAGAACTTATGGGTAAATCAGAAGCTTACTACAAAGGTGAAATAGATTTTCATTCAACTAGCGCTGAGGCTATATTCATTTCTCATTGTTTAAAGAATCCTAATCTTAAACAAGATGTTGTAGATACTATAAAAGAAATAGTAAATTACTCAAGAAGACACAACGATACTTGGAAAATGTGGTCAGATGATTGTGCTGTATTCGGTGCGGATTCTGTCTATATACTAGGTTTAAAATATCCAGAGTATATATATTTAATGGGTTCATATATAATACCCTACTGGGATTCAGAACATGCTTCGTATGTATTATCTTATTTAGAAGACTTTTATCTAAAGAATGGTTTCACAGATGATTTATTAAAGGCATTTTGCTATTGTGATAATTCTGAAGCAAGAATGTATATGCTTTCAATAGGATGGCATAGCTGCCAACAAGATCCTTTCGATCTTGAAGAATACTTTAGAAAAAATCCAGATAAGTACGAAAAGTTTAAAATTCTAATGAAAGAACGATTTAAAGAACAAAGATATATTCAGTACTCAGAACATGAGTATACACCTAGACCTATAGATGAATTCTATACATCAATTCTTCGTTCTAGCAGTGAAAATGAAGAAGATTATTGGGATGAAATAAACTTAGAAAAAGTATTTATAGATGATACCTATGATAACGAAGCCTATAAGCTTCATAAGGAAATAGAAGAATATATAGGAATGCCTCTAGTAGATGAATATAAGAATCCTTATGATGATGAAGATGATGAGGATGACGAACAATCTATTTGGGAAGACTTCTTCTTAAATGGGTTTGATAATGGTGAAGAAATGCTAAATTATATACTATATGGAGAAGATGATTCTATATTAGATGAAATAAGACCTGTAGATATAATAAAGCTTTCAAAAGAAAAGAATTTACTTATGTATAAAAAGATTAAATGGTTTATAAGTGAACTAGATACATTTGAAGATAGATTCTACGATATATTTGAAGGCTTTATAGAGGAATACTATGATATAGATCAAGCCTTTGAAAATAATAATATGATAGTTACTATAAATGGGAATGACACAACAGGTAGACAAGCTGTTATTTGTGCTTTAGATATTTTTTATAGACTTATGGGCAAAAAGACCTTCCCACACGATTTGTTTGCTTTAATAGTTAACTCAAAGATTATGAGTGTATCTGATTTTATAGAAAGATACGATGGTAATAATCCTTTAGTTAGATTAATAAAGGACCTTAATAATTGCGAACCTATATTTGGTCTTCAATTAGAAAGATTAACTACCCTAGTATATAAAGATAGAGATTATGCTTTATCTTTACTTAAAAAACACCCTATAACTTCTGAGATACTTGTTTTATATACAAATATACTATATAACGATTATAAAAACAGATTAATGGATGATTTATCTAAATTTTTAATAGATATTGTAGAGAATAATTTAATATCTCATGTTTTAGAAAAAATAAAACTCAATGGTAAATTTAAAGAAGATGAAATAGAGAATATAAAAAAATATATACAAGGCAAACCAATGCCTCCAAGAGAATTAATGATGAAAATGATGATGGGAAAAGAAGCTTTAACAGATGAAGAAAAAGCTTTATTAAATCCTAAGTTTGAACCTGTTGAACTTGATGAAGCTCTTAATATTTTAAAATCTAAACTTGATCAAGAAGAAGATGAAGACGATCCTCAAGTTCAATATGACTTATTCCGTGATTATGATGAAGGTGTAAACTCAATATTAATAGCTTTATATCTAGGAGGAATTAAATTCAACCTTCCATCTTCTAGCAAGTTCAATAGATTATATAAACTTTTACTTGAACTAGCACCTATTAAGGTTATAAATCAAACTTCTTATTTTTATTATATTTATTATAACCAAAGATCACTAGATCCTACTGTATGGTATGATTTTGATATGGATATCAAGAAAGTGAGTAAAGATAGAAGTATAATTTTAGCATGGGAAATCTTAACTTGTGATTCAGATTTTTACGATGAGTTAGTTCAAGAATATATAGATGATGAACAACCTACTGGATTTAACATATTAAATGTTCACACTAGAAAAGACATAGACAGTGCTTTAAGTCTTATCCCAATCTATAAGCAAATTAGATTCTATGAAGAGGTTTCAGAAAGAGATAGCGATGTATCTAAGCACGCTCACGCTAGATTATTCTATATGAGTATAAATGAATTTGTAAGAGAATCTCACATAAATCTCCGTGATTTAGATGAAAGTGAAATCAAAAATATATCAGATGATTTAATTAAATATATAGAGGGCGAAATAGATATAAACGAAATAGAATACACTATCGATATATTAAAAGATTTAGGCGGTATATCAGCATTTGTTGATAGATTGTGGCGTTTAGATGAAAAAAGACAGAATAGAGCTTTAAAGTTTTTGTTTAAGTTTAATCAAGATGGTGTTTTATTCGCTTATAACCATCATAATGTAGAAGTTTTAGATTATCTTGATATTCTACTAAATAATAATGTAGATCATAAGTATATAGCGTATTTCCTAGTTAAATATGATGACCATGATGCATTTAATGAATATCTAAAATCATATAATCCATCAAAATATGTAAAAAATATGGATATAGATTATAGATTGACAGCCTTAGAAATGGCATCTAGTTCTTCATCATCTAAAGAATTCATTAAAGACTTCATAGATGATTCTTCTAACAGAGTTAGTTCTTATGCTAAAGAACTGCTTAATGATTAATTAAATAAATATTTAAAATAATAAATGTCTATGAAAATACTTGTAAGTTTTAAGTATTTCCATAGACATTTTTATAAATTTAGATTGCCCACTGCTTAGCATTTTCCATTTCATTATACATATTATAGTATCTTTTTCTATTTTTTATCAATTGGTTATGATCTCCTATTTCCTCTATACTTCCATTATTTAAAACTATAATTTGATCTGCATCTTTTATTGTGTTCAATCTGTGGGCTATTACTATAACTGTTTTATTTTGAGTAAGTTTCTTTATTGATTTTTTAATTTCCAATTCATTATCTGCATCAAGAGATGCTGTAGCTTCATCTAGTAGTATTATAGGCGAATCTTTTAATATCGCTCTAGCTATTGATATCCTTTGCTTTTCACCACCTGATAAAGTAGATCCCCCCTCCCCTACTAAAGTATCATACTTATCTTCAAGCTTTTCTATGAACTCATAACAATTTGCTATCTTCGCAGCATTTATTACTTCTTGTTTACTAGCATTTAAATTTCCTAGCTTTATATTATTGTATATCGTATCATTCAAAAGATAAACATCTTGAAAAACCATGCTTATATTCTTTAGTATTGAATCAGGATTTATATCTTTTATATCTTTTTGACCAATCTTTATACTTCCACTGTTTATATCCCAGAACCTAGCTATAAGGCTTGTAATAGTAGTTTTTCCTGACCCTGAAGGCCCTATCAATGCTGTCATGCTACCTTCTCTTACTTTAAAACTTATATCATCTAAAATATTTTCACCTTTTTCATATTCAAAACTTACATTTTCAAAATCAATATTGTAGTTTTCAAAATCTACATCTTCATATTTATATCTCATCTTAGGTTGCTCATATGTGTTGATTAAATTTTGTGATGCTAATTTAAGATATTTAAAACTTCCATACTGAACAGAAAAAGCTCTTAAAACATTCGTAAGTGCTACATTTATTATTATAAAAGTCACTAATTGTTCTTTTCCAATACTTCCTGATCCAAATTTTGCTGTAGATATAAGTAAAAGTAAAGGAAAACTAAGATCAACTATCGTCTGAAATATAAGTACATAAGGCGCAATAGACACTTCTGTTCTTATACTTTCTCTTTTAAAATCTCTAAAGGATTTTTCTAACCTTTTAAATTTTTCTCCAGCTAAATTATAAGATTTGAAAACCTGTATTCCACTCACATATTCAACCATTCTTGATATTAGCTGATTCATCACCTGTTTTTTATGCTTTCCTATTTTAGTAACGCTGCATCCACCTATATATATAATAGGAATACTAATAAGAACTACAGCTATTTGAATTAAAGCTAACTCAGTATCTATATAAAAAGTAATTAAAAGAAAATATATGCTTAAAAACGTTGTTTTTATTAAATCACTAGTTTTATGAGTTATTATCACTTCAAAATCCTGAAGATCATTAGTCATTATATTAGACAAACTACCTATACTATTTTTGCTGAAATATCCTAAGTTCAAGTTTCTAAGATGATTTCCTAATGAAATACGCATACTCTCAATAGCACGAGCACCATTAGCTTGTATTCCAGTATATCCCTTCGAGCTAATTAAAGCTCTAATTACAAAAGCTATTATCATAAATATAGTATATTTTTTTATTTTTTCTAAGCTTAAATCCTCCTTTATTAAATCTAAAAGTACAAAGTATAGCATAGAATAAAAAAACATATTAAACAAAGAGTCTATAGCTAATAGCAATATAGGTTTTCTTAATTTTTTAGAGTTTTGTCCTAGCAATACCTTTATATCGTTAAACATAATTACGCACCTTCCTTTGCAACTTCATAATCATATATATCCCAAAGTCGTCTATACATACCATTCTTATTTATAAGAAAATCATGGTCTCCTTGTTCTACAATTTCACCTTCATTTAATACTACTATGTTATCTGCATTCTTTATTGTATAAAGTCTATGGGCTATTATAACAGCAGTTTTATTTTTTAATAAATTCTTAAGTGCATGCTGTATTTTACTCTCATTTTCTATATCTGAATACGAAGTTACCTCATCAAGTATTATAATAGGACTATCTTTTAATATAGCTCTTGCAATAGATATCCTTTGCTTTTCTCCACCACTAAGCTTTATTCCATCTTCTCCAATTTTTGTATTGTATCCATCCGGCAAACTCATTACAAAATCATGAATTTGAGCTTTCTTGCTGGCTTCAACAACCTCTTCCTTACTTTTATTAGATCCCATTTTAATATTTTCTAATATACTATCCTGTAGCATAAATACATCTTGAAATACAAACGATATTTTATCCATTAAATTTTCCATTTCAATCTCTTTTATATCTATACCATCTATCTTTATACTTCCATGCTCGACATCCCAAAATCTTCCTACAAGCTGAGCTAACGTAGTTTTTCCTGACCCTGAAGGCCCGACTAATGCAACTACACTCTTTGGCTCTACACATAATGTTAGATTTTTTATAACATCTTCTTTATCATATTTGAATGTAACATTATTAAACTCTATTTTTCCTTTAATATTTTCTTCTAACTTTTTATTTCCATGCACTTGTATATCTTGCTCTATTATATTTCTTACTTTTCCAGCACCTTCTAATAACATAGAAAAATCTCCACCAAACTCTAGTAATTGCTTGAAAGATGTAAGAAAATTAGCGCTCAATATTAAAAATAGTATATAAGTAGATACATTTATCTCTTTATTTAAAAACATAATTCCTCCTATAGGAATTATAAATAATAATCCAGAATCTATAAGAACTAAAAATATACTGTATAAAGGTGCAGTCTCCATTGTTATTTCAGTCCAGTAATCTGCATATTCCTCTGTAGTATCTTTATAGTTCTTAAATGACTTTGCTGATAAATTGAATGCTTTCATAACGTTCATACCATTTATATATTGAATTATTGTTGAATTTAGTTTTTGAACTAAACTGTGATATTTTTGCATTCTCTCTTTCATACCTTTAAATACA is drawn from Tepidibacter hydrothermalis and contains these coding sequences:
- a CDS encoding DUF3859 domain-containing protein, whose product is MKITIDLTNRQSVIKAINQWIKIIKSDYYLNNPQEIVIEDTNQGILTSDILKYKSLYSQISEIFSDIRSDLIFILKLIELDMEEEASDIAFELSKLLRQLNDKNYMFIGLDIIYAVSSASPFYSYCLGKAINPSLSQESEENLTSILTRFIKSNKWTDNTLDVFVYCDNENIKERLAELDLKYFLNLPGKIKVFKKIISRKHKQGLSADKVEQYFIAAKINYSIEDINDVLKDINIKKIKENQVHTKGNVIEKESSRELIKFKYILTLPKTTEITIKIDHPENKDLQKISKFKTECIDGQINQFKLCPHGPGVYTVTILVKGRPLIKEKFLIEDKVESKIKDINILNFTDSSLRATSKPFKSMDEPFGIRFSVDSGKIKGLLYHPPFIKETINSAVQTDISERRYLNIGTYNMILDPHEFFDFKPGYFEFLLLSEDESELLHRQVFFKNPYNESFTSKQEEFEFLNNLIMNLFLKEDPKRFNKNVLRQTIGEFEELFKINFFKFLTKEEIVSSVIEVANNYFNSLNGYISDYVDPMWKDKIKSKQKISKTEVLNYGIYEKNKDFNENINISLKSQKKYLKAKIGTYFGISYNLNPLWFKNDINVKCNVSLVKSNKKIIDETWNDISYCKKTNQFVYIIEDQKELQSGLWQFKLYCKDECILKQIIQIDI
- a CDS encoding ABC transporter ATP-binding protein, whose amino-acid sequence is MFNDIKVLLGQNSKKLRKPILLLAIDSLFNMFFYSMLYFVLLDLIKEDLSLEKIKKYTIFMIIAFVIRALISSKGYTGIQANGARAIESMRISLGNHLRNLNLGYFSKNSIGSLSNIMTNDLQDFEVIITHKTSDLIKTTFLSIYFLLITFYIDTELALIQIAVVLISIPIIYIGGCSVTKIGKHKKQVMNQLISRMVEYVSGIQVFKSYNLAGEKFKRLEKSFRDFKRESIRTEVSIAPYVLIFQTIVDLSFPLLLLISTAKFGSGSIGKEQLVTFIIINVALTNVLRAFSVQYGSFKYLKLASQNLINTYEQPKMRYKYEDVDFENYNIDFENVSFEYEKGENILDDISFKVREGSMTALIGPSGSGKTTITSLIARFWDINSGSIKIGQKDIKDINPDSILKNISMVFQDVYLLNDTIYNNIKLGNLNASKQEVINAAKIANCYEFIEKLEDKYDTLVGEGGSTLSGGEKQRISIARAILKDSPIILLDEATASLDADNELEIKKSIKKLTQNKTVIVIAHRLNTIKDADQIIVLNNGSIEEIGDHNQLIKNRKRYYNMYNEMENAKQWAI
- a CDS encoding ABC transporter ATP-binding protein, with the protein product MKEKSNLNFILEVSGKERFKLYMSAFLSIVSSLLSMIPYILMYNIFLELFKDSVDYQKIKSQAITVGIFILIKIVVFILSGVFSHIAAFTILYELRMKAVNHISKLHMGFFKGHTIGEVKKTINEDIEKLENFIAHQIPDLASAVVAPIIILLYLLFLNWKLALVLFIPIILGFLIQTIVFKGMKERMQKYHSLVQKLNSTIIQYINGMNVMKAFNLSAKSFKNYKDTTEEYADYWTEITMETAPLYSIFLVLIDSGLLFIIPIGGIMFLNKEINVSTYILFLILSANFLTSFKQLLEFGGDFSMLLEGAGKVRNIIEQDIQVHGNKKLEENIKGKIEFNNVTFKYDKEDVIKNLTLCVEPKSVVALVGPSGSGKTTLAQLVGRFWDVEHGSIKIDGIDIKEIEMENLMDKISFVFQDVFMLQDSILENIKMGSNKSKEEVVEASKKAQIHDFVMSLPDGYNTKIGEDGIKLSGGEKQRISIARAILKDSPIIILDEVTSYSDIENESKIQHALKNLLKNKTAVIIAHRLYTIKNADNIVVLNEGEIVEQGDHDFLINKNGMYRRLWDIYDYEVAKEGA